Genomic DNA from Brenneria izadpanahii:
TATGGCTCGATGCCTGCCCGACGCGGGAAAACACGCCGCTGCAGCGATTGACGCTGAATAAAACCGGCAACCGCCTATTGGCCTCTCCCGAAGGGGAGGACGGCAGTTTGCAACTCCGTCAGCAGGTGTGGATTCACCACCTTGAGCTGCAGGACAATGAGCGGAAAAACATTAAGCTGAACGGCAATCGAGCCTATCTTCAGTCAATCCACGGCTCGGCCACTATCAGCAGTCAGCAACACGGCGGCGATACGCTGTATTGCGGCGACGGCGCGTTCATTCAGCAGGAAGACGAATTAACCATCCAGGCTGAAACGCCGCTACGCGCTTTGCTAATTGATTTGGTCGCTTAACTTTTCCCCGCGTACATCCGCCTGCCGACGCTCGGCGTCACTGATTCTACGTTTTCCCTCAGCCGTGGTAAGATGTCTGTCTCTTTCTTTTGCGTCGAGGTTAAATGACAATGGATTCAACCAATCAGGACAAACTACTTGCCCAGGCTGAACAGATTTGTCAGCACCGTGGCGTACGCCTGACAACGCAACGGCAGGAAGTTCTGCGGCTGATGGCTCAACAGACCGGCGCCATCAGCGCATACGACCTGCTCGATCTATTACGGGTATCTGAACCTCAGGCGAAACCGCCGACGGTGTACCGCGCGTTGGATTTCCTGCTGGAGCAGGGATTTATCCATCGGGTGGAATCAACCAACAGCTATGTGCTTTGCCACCACATCGAGGATCACAGCCATACTTCGGCGCTGTTTATCTGCGATCGTTGCGGCCAGGTCACCGAACGTCAAACAGAAGGTGTGGAAGAGACGCTGCGTCAGTTAGCCCAACAGGCGGGATTCACCCTGCGTCACAGCATTATTGAGGCTCACGGATTTTGCGAGGACTGCCAGGAAGTGGCATCCTGCAAACAACCCGACCACTGCGATCACGACCATACCATTCCCATTAAAAAACGCTGACGCAATTTAAGATAAGGATGGGATGGGAACATCCGTTGTTCCCGGTTATACCGCTGAAACCGGAGTTTTGCAGTCAGAAAGAAAATAAACCGCTCGTCTCTTTCCAAACCTGCATGACTGTCATCGCCACAAGAATACGGCAAATGGTTAACACCTCGACACAGGAACCCATTATCCGAACTTGCGCGTGTCAGCGTTACCGATTAGCAGCCGTCGTTATCTTGCTTGCCCATACCTTACTTCTACTTCTTCTTTTTTAGCCGGTTATTTTGACGATCACCGCATATCAAGGGGTTCATCGCCGTCCGGCCGCTCATCATCCCACGAAAGCGCCATTCGCCCGCCCGTTCGGGCGTTCCCTCTGTTTTTAGTTTCTACTCTGACTCGCGCTTTATTCATAGCAAATATCGCCATATAAAGTGAATTATCGCACTATCGGCAAAAACCGCTAATAAAATAAAAAAATATCAACGTGAAAAACAAACTTACCTTAATATTCACGGCGGAAAATAGTTTCACTTTAATATTTAAATATACATTCAAGCGCCATCATTAATAATTCAATTGAGAAATATAATATTTAGAATTTAATGGAAAAAGCAGGAATGGCGCCACAAATCGGATAGAGGGAAATGCAACAAAATGCATCAATGATATCCGACACGAATGAAAGAGATAATCAATATCGCCCCAAATATGAGGCGAATATTAAACCCGAATAACCGCTTAGCCAGATGGACGCCAGGCTTTCAACGCGCCGACATCAACTCCAGTCGCCGTTGCGAATAACGCCGACGGCCAGTCCCTCAATAGAGAAACTCTGTTGACGCAGATCGACGACAATAGGCGCGAACTCTTCATTTTCAGCCAGAAGATGAACGGTGTTACCCTGTTTTTTCAATCGCTTGACTGTTACTTCATCTTCGATGCGGGCCACTACGACCTGCCCGTTATGCACATCCTGCGTTTTATGCACAGCCAGTAAATCGCCATCCATAATACCAATGTCTTTCATCGACATCCCGCTAACGCGCAACAGGAAATCGGCGCTGGGTTTGAACATTGACGGATCGACCTGATAATGACATTCAATATGCTGCTG
This window encodes:
- a CDS encoding pirin family protein, giving the protein MIIKRAAEQCGQADYGWLQARYTFSFGHYFDPQLLGYASLRVLNQEVLTPGASFQPRTYPRVDILNIILQGEAEYHDSHGHHIHAKTGDVLLLATQPSVSYSEHNTSASKPLTRMQLWLDACPTRENTPLQRLTLNKTGNRLLASPEGEDGSLQLRQQVWIHHLELQDNERKNIKLNGNRAYLQSIHGSATISSQQHGGDTLYCGDGAFIQQEDELTIQAETPLRALLIDLVA
- the zur gene encoding zinc uptake transcriptional repressor Zur; its protein translation is MDSTNQDKLLAQAEQICQHRGVRLTTQRQEVLRLMAQQTGAISAYDLLDLLRVSEPQAKPPTVYRALDFLLEQGFIHRVESTNSYVLCHHIEDHSHTSALFICDRCGQVTERQTEGVEETLRQLAQQAGFTLRHSIIEAHGFCEDCQEVASCKQPDHCDHDHTIPIKKR
- the lexA gene encoding transcriptional repressor LexA, producing the protein MKALTARQQQVYDLIRDHLAQTGMPPTRAEIAQQLGFRSPNAAEEHLKALARKGVIEIVSGASRGIRLLMEEEAGIPLIGRVAAGEPLLAQQHIECHYQVDPSMFKPSADFLLRVSGMSMKDIGIMDGDLLAVHKTQDVHNGQVVVARIEDEVTVKRLKKQGNTVHLLAENEEFAPIVVDLRQQSFSIEGLAVGVIRNGDWS